A single genomic interval of Bacillus smithii harbors:
- a CDS encoding ABC transporter permease has protein sequence MKTVQQLWKERLNGYLSEMRKYLRYIFNDHLLFVLIFGVGAGVYYYSQWVKTLEPHFPAPFIMALLLGAILAWSPIYTYLMRADIVFLLPMEERLKGYFQKAIVSSFVFQSYWLILFLAALMPMYVKVKGVSYASFFLWLVILFILKFWNLFVRWNVQKFQEKNIRLVDLIVRFVLNAVFLYPLFNRTNWLLFVIGAFLLIVYAGVIQNKSRQHILKWEMLVELEEKRMMAFYRFANLFTTVPNLQGDVKRRKWLDFLFKKIPYGPHHVYTYLLSRTFVRVNEYIGLFVRLTLIGLLLIIFSHSLLFKVIMALLFIYLTGFQLFPLIRHHDEKIWMMLYPVSKERKKTAFMLLLRQCLGLQAFLFAGAAFFRSWFESGIILGAAVLFVFLFTEIYTPRKLAKMENL, from the coding sequence ATGAAAACTGTTCAGCAATTATGGAAAGAGCGATTAAACGGCTATTTATCCGAGATGCGCAAATATTTGCGCTATATATTCAATGATCATCTGCTATTTGTACTGATTTTTGGGGTCGGAGCCGGTGTCTACTATTACAGTCAATGGGTAAAAACGTTGGAACCTCATTTTCCAGCCCCGTTTATCATGGCGCTGTTATTGGGGGCTATTCTGGCGTGGTCTCCGATTTACACGTACTTAATGCGAGCGGATATCGTCTTTCTGCTTCCGATGGAGGAACGATTAAAAGGCTATTTTCAAAAAGCCATTGTATCTAGTTTTGTCTTTCAAAGTTATTGGCTGATTTTGTTTCTTGCTGCTTTAATGCCCATGTATGTAAAAGTCAAGGGAGTAAGCTATGCATCGTTCTTTTTGTGGCTTGTGATCTTATTCATTTTGAAGTTTTGGAATTTGTTTGTCCGTTGGAACGTGCAGAAGTTTCAAGAAAAAAATATACGTCTTGTTGATCTGATCGTTCGTTTTGTTCTCAATGCAGTCTTTTTATATCCGCTGTTCAACCGGACAAACTGGCTTCTTTTCGTCATTGGAGCGTTTCTTTTGATCGTTTATGCCGGCGTTATTCAAAACAAGAGCAGGCAGCATATTTTAAAATGGGAAATGCTTGTGGAACTAGAAGAAAAAAGAATGATGGCTTTTTATCGCTTTGCCAACTTGTTTACGACGGTCCCTAATCTGCAAGGAGACGTAAAAAGAAGAAAATGGCTGGACTTTCTGTTTAAAAAGATTCCATATGGCCCCCATCATGTTTATACGTATTTGTTGTCACGTACTTTTGTTCGTGTAAATGAATACATTGGATTGTTTGTCCGCTTGACGCTCATTGGTTTGCTTTTGATCATTTTCAGTCATTCATTACTATTCAAAGTCATCATGGCGCTCTTGTTTATTTATTTAACAGGATTCCAGCTTTTTCCGCTGATCCGTCACCACGATGAAAAAATTTGGATGATGTTGTATCCTGTTTCGAAAGAAAGAAAAAAAACAGCTTTTATGCTGCTTTTGAGGCAGTGTCTTGGATTGCAGGCCTTTTTGTTCGCGGGGGCGGCGTTTTTTCGTTCATGGTTTGAAAGTGGAATCATACTTGGAGCAGCCGTCTTATTCGTCTTTTTGTTTACCGAAATATACACTCCCCGCAAGCTAGCTAAAATGGAAAACTTGTAA
- a CDS encoding antibiotic biosynthesis monooxygenase family protein produces the protein MNIYMTTGTFDYLRTILQKYEHETMILMENEESALLLHETEKKSVFQSPRSYEVIDSSGLLDKKSGFFVMNHIPVTDEGRPVFEYRFKNRSGNLEKMPGYKAFRLLRPLKSDTYIVLTCWKDEQSFQNWKKSQAFKKAHSKQETEKEPKSKITIFPRPSYVKTYLIPKEEQS, from the coding sequence ATGAATATTTACATGACCACCGGGACGTTCGATTATTTACGAACGATTCTCCAAAAATATGAACACGAAACGATGATCCTTATGGAAAACGAAGAAAGCGCTTTACTCCTTCACGAAACCGAGAAAAAATCCGTATTCCAATCCCCCAGATCGTATGAAGTGATTGATTCATCTGGCCTTTTAGACAAAAAAAGCGGTTTTTTTGTCATGAACCATATTCCCGTTACGGATGAAGGCCGCCCTGTTTTTGAATACCGATTCAAAAACAGATCGGGCAATCTTGAAAAAATGCCGGGCTATAAAGCCTTTAGACTCCTTCGCCCTTTGAAATCAGATACATATATTGTATTGACTTGCTGGAAAGACGAACAGTCTTTTCAAAACTGGAAAAAATCCCAAGCGTTCAAAAAAGCCCACTCTAAACAAGAAACTGAAAAAGAACCAAAGAGTAAAATCACTATTTTCCCTCGTCCTTCTTACGTCAAAACCTATTTAATACCGAAAGAAGAACAATCGTAA
- a CDS encoding membrane protein, which yields MPIDLTLIHWVYVLFIALVILFMILRKDTTILCIIGIFFIAFTATGSVTASIISIFTSFVYAISELLPTILIISMIVAMSNSLMKTGINEVIIAPFTKFIRSPDTGFWIIGLLMLLISWFFWPTPAVALLGAVLVPVAIRAGLPAIGAAMAMNLFGHGIALSGDFVIQAAPKLTADAAGIAVQDVIHASLPLVAVMGISATLMAFIQLKIDMKKGKLSSSSLVSTNRQENKIDTSLSFRTKQIFAILIPLFFAIDIFFLFFYHLQGGDATALIGGTAIIILFLIALISYKGKGLEKTTLFLMEGFQFGFKVFAPVIPIAAFFYLGDAGFSKIIGDYLPHTSNGIVNDLGASLAALVPLTKEMGAVTMTVIGAITGLDGSGFSGISLAGSIAKIFSHSLSGGTAVLTALGQVAAIWVGGGTLIPWALIPAAAICDVDPFELARRNLIPVCFGLLVTTIVAVFLL from the coding sequence ATGCCAATCGACTTAACGTTGATTCATTGGGTGTACGTTCTTTTTATCGCACTCGTGATCCTTTTCATGATTCTCCGCAAAGATACGACGATCTTATGTATTATCGGCATCTTTTTCATCGCTTTTACAGCTACCGGATCAGTCACCGCGTCGATCATCAGTATATTTACCAGTTTCGTATACGCAATCTCGGAGCTGTTGCCGACCATTCTCATCATTTCCATGATTGTCGCCATGAGCAACAGCTTAATGAAAACTGGAATCAACGAAGTCATCATTGCTCCATTTACAAAATTCATCCGTTCTCCTGACACAGGATTCTGGATCATCGGATTACTAATGTTGTTAATTTCCTGGTTTTTTTGGCCGACACCGGCAGTTGCTTTATTGGGAGCTGTACTTGTTCCGGTTGCGATACGAGCAGGGTTGCCTGCCATCGGCGCGGCAATGGCCATGAATTTATTCGGCCATGGAATCGCCCTTTCCGGCGATTTCGTCATTCAGGCAGCTCCTAAATTAACGGCCGACGCAGCAGGAATTGCCGTACAAGATGTGATTCATGCCAGCCTCCCTCTCGTAGCCGTTATGGGAATCTCCGCCACACTAATGGCTTTCATTCAGCTAAAAATCGATATGAAAAAAGGAAAGCTTTCGAGCAGCAGCCTCGTTTCCACCAACCGTCAAGAGAATAAAATCGACACCTCCCTTTCCTTCAGAACAAAGCAAATATTTGCGATCCTGATACCACTCTTTTTTGCCATTGATATATTTTTCCTGTTTTTTTATCACTTACAAGGCGGAGACGCAACAGCACTTATCGGGGGAACCGCCATTATCATTCTCTTCCTGATCGCGTTGATCAGCTATAAAGGGAAAGGGTTAGAAAAAACCACCCTTTTTTTAATGGAAGGATTCCAATTTGGTTTTAAAGTATTCGCACCTGTTATTCCCATTGCCGCTTTCTTTTATCTAGGCGATGCCGGTTTTTCGAAAATAATCGGCGACTACCTTCCTCATACATCCAATGGCATTGTCAACGACCTTGGCGCTTCTCTCGCTGCCCTTGTCCCCTTGACGAAAGAAATGGGGGCCGTGACTATGACCGTCATCGGGGCCATTACCGGCCTAGATGGTTCAGGATTCTCCGGCATTTCTCTTGCCGGATCAATCGCTAAAATTTTTTCCCACTCTCTATCAGGCGGAACAGCCGTTTTAACGGCTCTCGGCCAAGTAGCAGCGATTTGGGTTGGAGGAGGCACTTTAATTCCTTGGGCTTTGATTCCTGCTGCGGCCATATGCGATGTCGATCCTTTTGAACTGGCACGAAGAAATTTAATTCCCGTATGCTTCGGCCTCTTGGTGACAACCATTGTCGCAGTATTCCTATTATGA